The Triplophysa dalaica isolate WHDGS20190420 chromosome 14, ASM1584641v1, whole genome shotgun sequence DNA window ACGCTTCGTCAAAACAACAAACTGCAAAATATCTCAGTAAATACTTCATATTCTTAATCTAATccatttgttttctcattttcttattGTATAACGGTATTGCTTTGTTGTTGTAGGTCATGATCTGCCAGGTCTGGAGACACAACGTGGACGAATCTCCAATCGCTGTTGCATTGCAATGTGAATGTGTTCTTATGACTGTTTATTGTATTCGTCTTGGTTCCTTTTTATGTGCTGTTCCAGGCATGTGAGTCCATTGTGAACCCGGGTTCATCTTGTGCCAAGATGAATAAAcacccacacagacacactgaacCAACTTCCAAAGCATATTGCAAACCAATGTCTATTTCCTTCCTCCCAGCCAACCAATTAATAAATCAACACATACACATTGGCCTGAATAACTCTGAAATCTTAACCATTTTTAAAGTGATTAAATCTTGACAGTTTATGTAAAACGCTACCCACATGGCCAGGTATGGCGCTATCGAATTTAGGTCTGTAATTcagatttgaaaaaatacatcatGTACTGTTTTTAAGGAGTAAAAAAACTGGAATGCATTATCTTCTTTCCCCGAGCTTCTCTCCTTTGTACAGTTCTGTACCGCTTTGGCAAAAGTACAAAACTGAATAAAGCTGAGAAAGACCAACTTGTCAATCATCATCCAACTTTACCAAATAGGTAAAAGTGGTTTCAGCAAAATAAGGGATCCACGAAAATGGATTAGGGAGAAAggcactttgaataaaagccttGGATTCAAAAGTCTTCATCTTACAGTAACCTGCTTCAATTTACCTTTGGTTGGAATGTTGCATTGTATCAGTCCAATAATAATGTAAGTTAGTAAACATTCAAGTGGATGCTGAAGCGTCAGTATAGCAAAAATGTGGTTTCCGTTGATTAAGATGGGCTTGGAATGAGCTGAAGAGGTATTATCTTGTAAACCTTGGTCAGACAACACTGGTCAGATGCCAGAAGTCAGCGTTTGTTTTCTATGATAAAGTTAACCCACCGATGCATGCCATTAGctaaacaaaagatgcatttatttaatctgATTGAATTCATATACTCCGTTTTTATGTACTCTGTAGGGGGAAATGCTGTGTTACGTTCCAGAAATTCGTATTTGTATCTGAAATCTAGATGTATGCCTTGATTTGTTAACTAGAATACAACTAAGATTATACTACTGTTGAAAAGTTAACATTGCATAACTTGATGTTACAGACGATCTTAATACCATCCGTACCTACCTCGGAATAAGAGACATGTGACTTCAATTTAGCATACAGTGAGAAAGATTCCCCTCATATGCTACACTTGAAGGGCATCACGCTTCCATCTCCATATTCTGCATCATATGCTGATAAGTAGTTACTCTAAAATCATAAGCTATACATTTGGTGAAGTGTATGCGAACCTCAGCAGCATGTTGTCTATGACGGTTGTTGGAGATATTCACTCTAAATGGAATGTGCGATATGTCTTTGCATGACGTTCCTCGGACAAAGCTAAATGAATTCCTTACTATAGTAAGTAGTTCTGTTATTGACTCCACCTGGTTTCTGGAAACAAAGACAGAATAATTTCCATTATCAAGATACAGATCAAATGCAGAACAGAATTTCGGatttatattcttttatatCCTGTATAAATGATTATCATAACATTGTTTATAATGTAGATTGTAAATCTGTGTCCGTCTGATATCTGGATTGTGCTCCAATAGGTGCACACATCAGACCACACATCAAGCTCCTAGTGCTGTTTTTATGGTTgtgatttctttatttgtgtAGAGTTCATAAGGAATCTTTAAATAAAGACTATAGTGTATCAAGTCATCTGTTGGTCCATATCACtgcacaaatgtttatttgaacaatTTACAGAACATGATTTTCctgttttcctttgtgttttgtgtggcaTATCTCTTTTTCCCTTGTAGACAATCAAGCTGGTTTGTGGAAAACACGACGATCCATGCTATACCAAGGTTGACAGGGTTCCAAAGACATCATTATGTGCTTCAATGAAAGCAAAGAGTTATGGTTAGTGTTGCAAACTGGCTTATATTTGTTTAGTGATCTAGAAATGGtctcaaatatttctttgtCGTTTGATCTAATGTTGTTTCTTGTCCAGGATTTAAATTATAGTAGATTTTGATGCCCAGATTTTTATGTGGTCTCAGAGTTTTGTACACCACTGAAAAATATAGCAAGTCAATATACTCTCATTCAAACAGTTTAGGGAAATTTGGCATCTGTAAAAAACGTGTACTGTGCTTTATACCAGCAGTTTGGATataccaaaaaaaaaactttgttttctgAGCGGTTTATATTATGCCAGGAATAGGAACTCCTTTGTATCTCAAGACACACTATACTGGGTCTCCTCCCTTTACAATCCTGAAAAAAAGGGGCCTAAAAGGTCTTTCAAAGCGAAGCCttagaataaccatttttggttccacaaagaaccattcatcTCTTTCTATcctttttataatctataaTACCTTTTTTCTCCAACAAGGAACCTTTGgtgaaacaaaaaggttcttcagatgttaaatgttatggaaccatttagacaaaaaagcccctttatttttaaaagtgtaaacaCAAGAACGCACAAACACTCAAAACATTATTGGTCTAGCCATCTTTGTGGGGAAATTTTGAGTTTTCAGAATGGTGAACATGATTTTCTTTCAATTAGAAATTAATAACAAATTTATGTTTTGCATCAGTTGGCCTGCATAACAGAATAACCAATACAAATTTAGTTTATGAAAAACTTTAATAGCAAAGTTCACAAAAGCAATAGACCAGaacacaataatattttttgttttacatcatTAGCATTCTAATGCTGGCTCAGCAACTCaacatttttggcataaaatactCTAAACTAAAAAAGCGTTCGTTGtgctttttaattgtattagtTGTGTAATAAAAGTAAGGTTTTTGAACTTTGTCTGAACAGGTTTTTACAGTGATCAAAAAGGGAGTGTGAACAGTTAGGTTTATAGACTACACGCTTGTAAGTTTTCAGTGAGCAAAAGTGGCCAAATAAGATCAAATCATAGACCTATTAGTAAATTCCAGCAACATGACATCAGATTTAAAACAGACCGAGGAGCCATATTCAGCGGAGCTTCAAGTCATCGGTGGTGTATGGAATAAACACGTGAACAGTCTTAGCGCAGGGTTTTACTGTAAGAGAAAACGAGAAAAGAGAGAGCAAAAACAAGAAAGAGAGGGAAACCAGCTCTCACAAGTTAAACAACTAGCTTTTTTTTCGAGTTATTTAACATTACAGTAAATCGACCTGAAAATATTGGGTAGTCATTTTTAAAGGTCAGATCAAGTAGAAATGCCTCCTTAAGATGACAACAGCACTTATTCCTTATCAAATCACATTCAAACGGGTGTTTTTAATAGGGAAATGCATTTCAAGCAAGAGTATGACACATACGTCTCACTTcttccattaaaataaaaagtatgccTTGAATTCTTGTAACTTGATGTTAAAAATCTTCCATTACGAGTTACCGAAGAGAGGAGTGTGCtatgattcattcattttcctGACCGAATGATTTATTTAGAAATCCAGTTACTTGTTTGATCTGTTCTTCATTATTTCGCCGAGCGTGACTTATAATGTTTTGATTTATAGTTAAAGTTAAGGGAAAACACATCAGCAGGCAGTGGACCTGAGATGTTTGTGCAGTGACAAAACACAAGCCTGCCTGTTTTGCTCCCAAACAGCAAAACGACATCGAAGTGGCGGTGGTCCTGATGTCTCAGTGATTTATCTACAGGCTAGTGCTGTTCTTCACCATTAAATCAAATGATTAACAACTTGCACTCAATAGGAGATTAACTTGAACTGTTCAGATGTGAAGAGGAAAAGCGAGAGGGGGAAAATGATGGAGAACGCAGAGGCCGTCGAGGGCCGTGGTAAATAATTTAACTATCACTttgctgtgaaaaacaaaaagcttgaAGATATTTCACTTCAACCTCAGCGGCCGGCTTGTTTACTTTAATAATGACGGCTGCTTGCAAACTCGTCTCCTGCAGCGCGGGGCCCGTTCGGCTGAGCTAATGAACTTCTCATCATCCTTATTCTGTGCGCCATTAGATCCAAGTCTGGGAATAAAGGAGGTGAGTTGTCATTTCAGTCAGACTCACACTGCGCTGCCTCACAGTTAAACGCCGGGAGTTCACTTTACATGACATCAGTCCTGTGTTTTGTGAAGATGACTTTACAGTCTCAGTCTTCCACTCCTGCGTTTTGGTTCAGCTCTCGTTTGAATGCAAACGCCAGCTCCTGAGGCAACTAGGGAGGCCAAACGGAGGCAGCAATGGGGGAATAAATTCTCATTACAGCGGTGCTGCTTAGAGAGGGCAAAACTGTAGCAGCAATACGCTTGTTTATAGACTCAGACAATTGGAACAAATGACTAGGAAAGGGAGAAGAGCGTGCTTGCAGGTTTTTAATCAGTGTCTTGTTAGTTCTGATGACACAAAGGTCTTGAGTTCACAGATGCTGATGTTGACAACTGCAAGGCACTTAATGTATAGCAGTAACACCGGTGGACTGCAGTATCAAACTGCTCACTTGAAAGTGCGATTAAGGTAAAATTCTGATGTTTTTAGATACAAGGTGTAGAGATGATATTCTGTAGGCTACTGCATGAGTGTTTAATAAGAATAATGACAAAGGTGCTGGAGGCCTCATCCAAATCCAACACTGCTCCAGAAGAACTTCTgttcaaactttcatttttgttaacactacacaaaggtGTGAACAAAATACCGAACATTTATAACTGAATCAAATTGTTAAACGAATATCAAATTAGATTGAATTACATCTGtaagattaaaaatgtaataagaataaaataaaaacggaGGGCTCCCAGACCCAGGTTACTGcttacatcttgcgaagtggtctataaggTGTTGATTAAtgatttgatttagtttttttaaagtgagttttttgttttattgtagttttattgttatttaaaaaaatatatatatttttttcatttttaagtcatttgatcttttattcttaaatatatgtgtttttcatttttgtttaatctttGCAAATTTgtttgtgcttttgtcattgtgtcgtttattttttttaattgctttatacattttattttcagttcattaaaacaataaataattattaatatttaaaataagtaaaaataatttaaattattttaatgtctaAACAATTTATTGGTAGGGgaatatttgtaattttcatagttttaatttttttaataaaatacagtatacattttatttatttaaaaatattaaaacatctgtttataatgtttgatttgttttcagtaaaaaaagtaTAGTTGTATTTTACTTAACTTTAAGAACCttgcttaaaacaaaaaacatatttaaccaTAATATTATGTCTGTCTCTAAAGACATGatcacatttatttcacaggAAGTAATAGACTTCGGCGACAGTGACTGTTTGTAACTGTGAGTATAGTGCTATAGAAGCCATAGAAATGTATGTCAGGTTATCCCTGCCAAGTGTGTATTTAGGTTTACTTAAACCAACCAGAAAGACATTATTGTATTTGTGTACTATCTTTTAAAACAGAGTTTAAAGTGTAAATAACCATGATTACTTGctgtacagtaaaaataatatGACCCCAAACATGCAGAATCGAGATTTAAAGAGGTTTCACCGTGTTTGGCTTTTATTTGCTGCTTGTAAGGCAGTCATAGCAATAGTCAATAGCTGGAGTCAGCCAGAGGCATCAGTTAAGAGTTGATGATTACATTATCTGTCTGCAGGTGTTCGCAAGAATTTGATGAATTTTGTATACGAGTGGAAAATATGAGATGAACAGCTGATGTAATGTAACATTACTACcagcaaactgtttgttttcagagCATGGAGTAACCAGATGTCTTGGTCCATCAACTGTAAACAACACAGCACTTCTCTGGCACccactttaaaacaatattatggAAAATGTATATCAACATGAGTAAAGAAACAgcaaagaaaaatctgtaaatgtatACAGCAAAATATATTCCACACAGTATCTTGatacttaaaggaatagttcttccaaataaaaaaaatatattatatatgtcatgtcccatgtcatttcaaacctgaatgtcTTTCTTGTGTCAaaaacaaaagaggatattttgagagatgtttcagtgtgtttgtgtctatacGATGAAGGTCAGTGGTGGccaatattgttttgttcccaacattcttcaaaatatcttcctttttccTTTCAGAAGAAAgctatacaggtttaaaacgacATATGGGTGAGTAAAtcctgacagaattttcagtttctgGCGAGCTATCCCTTTATGATCACAATGAAAACGTATGCACAATACTGTGTGTCATTGGGTTTGATaacaaaaaatcataaaaagtgCCATTTACAAACTAAAAGCTTTTctaaaaacacacttttcttAGGGAATAACTTTTAAACGTCTGGTGCCAATGTGATTTTAAGTGGATGTATGAAGTCAACTTCCTGCAAGTTTACACAGGTGCCTTAGATAAGCATGTTCCAGTTCTATCCAGTCGACCAGAAACtgttccattttttttttttattatgaaataacaaCTAACAACAAatgcataaacacacatttatatttacgtATATATAGTCACATTGGGACCAGATGTTTATAGGTCAACTTTTCCTGTGTCAACTTGTGACCCCAAGAGTGTGTAAATtgcaacattaaataaaattccAAAAAAGGTAAATCAAGACAGAATGCATTGGACATCTTAAGctaacacaacataacacagTCATGTGGTTGTGTTGAAGAGAGTttgtgagtgtgcatgtgttttcatTACACAAGGATAAACCTCTCTTACCCTTGAGTGAGAGAATATAAAGCCCCTCTGTGTTCCCTGAGCTCTGGGGTGGAGAACTGACTCCCTCTGTGTACCCCATTGCCCCACCTATTCCTGCCACTACATTCAATTTTTGCCCTTCCTCCCGTATATCTGACCTCTCCGTACCCTGATCACAACCCATAaccatgtttaccatgtcttaTCACGATCATGTTCATCACATCAATAAAGTCGTGAGGGGCAACCAAGTCATTCCAGAATAAAATGTAGTTCATTTGAGTAATGAGTGTTTATTTTAGGGTGGTACACGTAATATTCTGGAATGGCCAGCTGTGGTCTGAATCCTCATGTTTGCCATGGTGACCCAAAGACCAAAACAGAGGGATGAAGTCATGTCCCAACCACTCTGCTTTATCATGCGTCCATGCCTGAGCCAAGAATATTATACAGAATGTCTAACGGCTTTTTTCGAAAGGCAAGAAACtgcttttttaagaaaaagtatGAATATGCTGTCACTTGGCCAACTGAtaagatacatttatatttgacaaTGTTTGACAATAAAGTACAATGCACTGAGCTGTTTTCTGGGATTCCACAATAAGGAATATACAAGGGCCCTTGCACGGGAATAATTGAATTTGGAAACCAAAGGATGTCATAATAGATGTTAAAGGcaaagttcaaccaaaattaaaatctgtcatcattaattcacctTCACATCATTCTCAAACTATGACTCTGTCAATGAGACTTTTCTGTCGagcacaaaatattttctacCCTTGCAATGGAGTTCAATGGgggccgatgttgtttggttaccaacattcttcaaaatatctttgtacTCAGTAGAAGTCATtacttgtcattccaaacctgtatgactttcttctggagaacattAACTTGATATGAacagacacaaaatcaatgcaagttgttaacaacattcttctaaatatttttttgcagtttcttctattttgtatgttgtttttaaatgaaagattgATTATAAAGGCATTTTTGTAACAGGACTGAGTTTTTTTTAGCAGAAAattaacaaatacatgaaatcaCATGAAAATGCTATTAGTAAAAAGAATCAAATAACTTCCATGAAAGATTTTAGGTAACAAGACTATTTTGAGATTGACCCTCTCCAGTCAtctaaatcacaaaatatacaaaaaagaaaatgagaaaatgaaCTTCTGTTCTTAATATGGCCTTCATAACGTTTTGCTCTGAATGTCTTATGGAACGTTTTCAGAGGCGATGAAGTGTAAAGGTAACAGGACTGAGTGAAAACAAATGTGTAACATATCTaaaatattatactttttttcaattaaaaatagaaGCATGTATGGAACATGGAATAACACAAAAAagcataaacacattttttagggATTTAACCCTTAACCCTTAACCCAGGGATGCATAACAAAAGGGATTTTTTTCCGTGTCCTATGCagtttttattcatgttataaatattaaatttgcAGTTAGCTTACTGTGCGAGGCactttgtttaataataaaatgtattttaaagttaatatttacacatttttacatgtataaTGGGAGTGGGACAGAAATATGACCGATTTGGTGTAATGGCTCAAGGAGATGCAAGCAATTTCCACCATTTGGCAACCTTCAGCTATTCCCTCTACAAACTTTGATTCCTTTGGCAGCCCTATTATCTAAAGCAACTTTGTTTTTACAAGATATATAGTTTATTACTTAATGTGCTTCCATGAGAATCAagcccatgaccttggcgttggtAATGTAATGCTCCACCACCTGAGCTTTACGCTTAACAAACAGTAGTTCTATCTTTCTAGAGACATTGCTTTAGTAATATACAGCACTTTCACAGCATACAGCTTTGATAATACACAGTAGTCGGTGCTATAAGCAACACATGTTTCACTGTGATGGTTTTGACTTTATTGGTTATACTCCATAAAACAGTTTGATTTAAGTTGGAAGCTGGAAAATATGTTCATCTTCATAATACAATCTCTGAGTTTTATTACGTCGCCTCTGTGTTAGTGCAAATTGAGTCCCTCATCTTGCTAAGGCGGCGGGCGTCAGCGATGTTTATGGCTGTGGTGTTGCATTGCTATCTTCTGGGATGCTCGGTGTGTCTAACTCTAATGTGAATGATTATATAACCTTTCTGCACTGAGAGGCAACAGCGgtctgagaaagagagagaacaaatacattattgTGTTCAACCATATGATCTGGATTCATGCATGTGCTCGGCCAGATGTCCAAGGTGTAATGGGCTTGCTTAAATTTGTGTCTAACTGAACATAAAGTTATTATCCCGACAACGTAGTGTTGTTGTCTTACTGCAATCTGCAAGTCAGGGCTATGGGCCCTCTGTGATGTCTCTAGGGAAATCCCAGTTTGGAAAGGAAGAAAATGAGAAGCTATAAAATGTTGATAAGAGtgttctacagtcctaacattGAACAACACTGCACCCTGCTGGACAAAGACGCTGAGTAAAAGACAATggtttgcttgttttatttcGTCCTGTTGTTACATTGTAATGTTCAGTACTTTCTATTTGATTCAGTGCTGTTGTCATGAATTGTGTAACATAATTTGGTGTTTTGCACCACgtcaaaaatgttacaaataaagtttttctttaaaatccaGTTGCGCAATTCactattattttacaaaaacatggtGCATGTGATGTTGCCTTTCTAAATGTAACAGCCGAATCTGTGGTTCTACTTTAAACATAGATAAACAAAGATAAACATTCAGTATTTAATTTATAccaacaaataatatttaggtcGCCCTTTAAGACAAATGAGCATCTCAAACTAAAAACTATATCTATGAATTATACTAtacatattaaattatatattacagAACATTATATATTAGATGAACATTAATTCACGTTACAGCCTGTTTACATTCTGTCTTGCATATGGCTCCCTTATTTTTCGACTAAGAGTCAAAGTGTTCATGACAGATAACTCGATTACTAAATTAGACTGTGCTCACAAAGTGCCAATTctagcaaaaaatattttaaagacgAGCATagtttggaaaaaaaatacatttactataGAAACTATCATGACTTGTATCACCCTGTttacaaacatttacagtacatacacTTCCatctaaattatttaataatgtcacacaaatgacacaagttctcttaaaagaacagttcagccaaaaatacaaattcagtcatcatttactcacgctcgagttgttcaaaatctctttacatactgtatttaacacagagaaagatattcggaagaatgcttgtaaccaaacagttcttggccacatTGAACAATgatggtcaaaagtgccccagaacattcttagaaatatctgcttttgtgttcaacagaacaaagacatttataaagcaattctTTCCCAGTCAAATGTTCCTCAGAACTTTTGCTTTTCAATCAAAGTTAAAAATATcttcagaacaaataaatgtatgaagGTCTTTTTATTGTggtcaatgatggccaagaattgtttggatacaagcattcttccaaatatctttttttgtgttttacagaacaaagagattcatacagatttggaagaacttgaaggtgagtaaaagaagatttttatttttgggtgaactgttcctttaatcaTGTATTGACATAAAAGCTACAAAACAAAGACGGATcagaaatgttaaataaaaaaatactacttGGTTTTTACAACATCACACGGCCGATTTAACCTTTCACCAACATTTTTCAGTTGCATCGTCTCATAACCCAACAAGGAGTTTCATTcataatgaattattttaacTATATTACACTTTATTATCATAAGTGGGTGTGGAGTACTGAGGTGAAGGAGGGCCCTGCGCGGCCCCTGTGGCGGCCCCCAGAACTGCCTGTTGAGCTGCCTGCTGAACGTGAGGATTCTTCCAGGCCCCAGAAACCCACTCCTCCTGAGCTTTATTCATACTGCCCCCACTGCCCCGGTAAAAGTTATGAACCTGCCATGCACAACAGACATTAAagaacaaaactaaaacaacaaaaaaaattatcgatatttattttgggttttcaGATCAAAAACTCAAAGTGAAGAAATGATTAAATCAGCCAATCAAATGCTTTTGAGCTTGTCAGGCTCACTGCTTTGGTAGACACTTTCTTAAAAGCTGTTATTTAGTCTATTATCTAATTAAGAACCACAACGTGCTCCAGCATCACAATTAATGACACATCACACGACAGACACCAGACTCAGTCCTCTATATACATGTCGGCCAAATGAGCTGTAACTGCTGCCAGACAGGCCGACCGAACGAGCAATGAGGCAAACAGAGGCCTGTCCCGGTTTAATAGATGTGCCTGTGTCAATCGGTAAAGGACTTGTACCTTAGTGAGGACGAAGAATGAAATGCCAGCAACTGCGGTGAACATGATCGTGGGGATTAGCATAATGATGGAAGCTAAGATACTCGTGCCAAAGAAGGAGATGGTGCCCAACCAGCCGCTGAAACCGAGTTGGCAGAGGGAGATATATCGATACGTGTGAATAAAGTAAAGtacaatttaatacaattgaacaaaccatattttattttagcattgAAAGGCATAAAAGCTTTCCtttggctcagtggttagagcatggcactagcaatgccaaggtcgtgggtttgatcccaacAGATTACATATAGTTAGAAACAAAGTGTACGATACAATggaatgttagtcgctttggataaaagcgtctgccaaatggatacattttaatataaatgcatgtgacataatgtacaaaatgtttaaaaaggcTCTTACCAGACACCCCATCCTGGAATACCAATGGCTTGTATTATGGAAATGAAAAGTTGTGCCATGAAGACAAAGAAGAAAGCCATGAAATAGAACGAGCTGTCAGTCCTGAGAAAGCAACAAATCACATATAATACACATGttatacacattaaaataacagatGCAAAAATCTACTTGTGGACTGATGCTCACTTGAACGCATTGTAAATGGGTCGGAACCAGCAGACATAGGAACACGGGGTGAAGACAATGACCCACATGATCGACATGCCAAAGTTAGTCACTCCTCCACCTCCAAACATCCACGCCAAACAGCCGAAGAAATTC harbors:
- the scamp5b gene encoding secretory carrier-associated membrane protein 5 isoform X1 is translated as MIPVADPTKVYCATLLVNFFGCLAWMFGGGGVTNFGMSIMWVIVFTPCSYVCWFRPIYNAFKTDSSFYFMAFFFVFMAQLFISIIQAIGIPGWGVCGWLGTISFFGTSILASIIMLIPTIMFTAVAGISFFVLTKVHNFYRGSGGSMNKAQEEWVSGAWKNPHVQQAAQQAVLGAATGAAQGPPSPQYSTPTYDNKV
- the scamp5b gene encoding secretory carrier-associated membrane protein 5 isoform X2, coding for MAENNFPPLPGFVPLRPCFYQDFEEIPDQHRTMCKRLYYLWMLYCATLLVNFFGCLAWMFGGGGVTNFGMSIMWVIVFTPCSYVCWFRPIYNAFKTDSSFYFMAFFFVFMAQLFISIIQAIGIPGWGVCGWLGTISFFGTSILASIIMLIPTIMFTAVAGISFFVLTKVHNFYRGSGGSMNKAQEEWVSGAWKNPHVQQAAQQAVLGAATGAAQGPPSPQYSTPTYDNKV